In Lactuca sativa cultivar Salinas chromosome 5, Lsat_Salinas_v11, whole genome shotgun sequence, the DNA window TTGAAGAGGTGAAAAAACATTATCCATCACAAAGCGATATTGTTTTGTCAATAGTATTTGTTGACAAACATGCAAAAGAGCAATGCTTTATTGAACTTGATAATGATGAGAGGTTCATGGTGATGCTTAGCATGTATAATGAGGAGAAAGAAGTAACAATTTATGTGACAACCGAAAAATTAAGGTATAACTGTAAATTGTTTAGTTGTCAAGATCAAGTTATTGATGAATCTGATGATGAAAATGAGACAGACTCAATTTGCCTAAGTCAAGAAAGTTATCATAGTCTTCATAGTTCTGATAATGAATATGAGCTTCTAAATTATGGTGAAACTTATGCATATAGTAAGATAAATCCATTTATGAAAGTGAATTCTAAATTCCCAAGTGCAGTTTCTTTTAGAAGAGCATTAAACCATTATGCACTAACAAATGAATTTGAGTATGTCATTGAGAAAAGTGATTTGACAAGACTTACAGCATGTTGTGACGATAAAAAGTGCAAATGGAGAATTCATGCTTCTCTTACACAAGATGGGGTTACGTTTGAAGTAAGTATGAAATTTAAGAAATACTACACTTTTCGACATTGTTATTAAGTTAACataattatatgtttttttatgaaaTTTTGTAGGTTAAGAAATTTGTAGATACTCATTCTTGTACTCGAAGCAACAAGTGTGGTAACAAACATGCCACTCAAGGGTGGATTGCTGATGTTGTAACCGACAAGTTGAAATCTGAAGGCGATGTCTCTCCTGCCGACCTGAAAAAGTGGCTTATGCATAGCTACAATGTTGAAGTACCATATATGAGAGTCTTTAGAGGAAGGGAGCAAGCTTATACCGATATGTATGGCAAGTGGGATGACTCTTATCTAAATATATATGATTTCAAACAGGAAATTGAAAAGAGAAACCCAGGAAGTATCGTGGAGATTGATTTACAGACAGTGGGTGACAAAAAACATTTCCTACGCTTTTTTATATCTTTAACAGCATGTTACAAGGGTTTTCTTGCTGGTTGTCGTCCTTACATTGGGCTTGATGCTTGTCATTTGAAAGGGAAATTTAATGGTGTGTTAGCCGCTGCCACAAGTATAGATGGTAACAATGGTATGTTTCCAGTAGCCTATGGTGTGCTTGAGTCGGAGAATACAAAATCATGGACTTGGTTTCTCAAGTCACTAGAAAAAGCGATTGGTACACCTAATGGTCTTGTTATCTCCTCTGACATGCAAAAAGGGTTAGAAGTAGCTATTACACAGGTTTATCCTGATATCGAGCATCGAGAATGCTTAAGACATTTATGTAGCAACTTCAAGAAACATTATCGAGGTGACTTTTTCATGAGCAAGCTATGGGAGGCTGCAAATACCTACTCTGTTAGTAAGCATGACAGATTGTTAAATGAAATTGCTACTGTAAGTAAAGATGCAATTTTATATTTGAATGAGAACCATAAAAAGATATGGAGTAGAAGTAAGTTTGGCACACTTGTCAAGTGTGATTACATCACCAACAATATTTCAGAAACTTTTAACTCTTGGGTAGGTGACATACGTTATAAACCAGTGCTTGATCTCCTTGATGCAATTAGGGAAAAGCTTATggaacgatttgacaagaaaaggAGTAAGGTGAAAAAATGGAAAGGACCACTAGTTCCAAAAGCAAAGAACTATCTCAAAACAATCACTAAGGTAAGTTAAGGAACTGTATATATACACTTTTTTTTTGCATTAAACATATTTATTTTTCCTAATATTAGTTTCTTCTTGTCTATTTTCTCATGTAGAACTTGGGTGAATTTCAAGTTTGTAGAAGCAGTGATAATAAAGCAGAAGTGAACTACAAAGGAAGTCGGTGGGATGTTATATTGGATGAGAAAAAATGTAGTTGTAAAAAATGGCAAGTTACAGGCCTTCCGTGTGTACATGCAGCTGCTTTTATTGCTTTCACAAGGGAGCCTAGTTGGGACAAATATGTTGATACATATTTCACAGTCGACAAATTTAAAGAAGCATATGCTTTAGAAATTGGTCCGATGCCCGGAAAAGATCAATGGGTGCATATAGAGACAGTCGATAAGATATACCCACCTATTATAAAACGGCCGCCTGGACGACCTAAAAAGAATAGAATTGTACCACGTGACGAGCCCAAGAAACGACACAGATGTCCACGTTGTGGTATGTATGGACACCATCAAAGGACTTGCAAAAATCCCGCCCATCAAGGTTTTGATGAAACATCCACTAGCAAGAAGAAAGAACACAAAAGATCATGAGTTTTTGTTATGAGTTTGATTGCATTTTAGTATTTAATTCTTTCTGCATagattgttatttttttttaatcttgttCAGTAGGATTTATCATGGGAAAGACTGTTAAAAATTTGATCAGACGTATGTATTTAATTTGGAACCATTTTTATGATTGTTTTTTTTCCAAATGGACTATTTCTGTAATAATTTTCTGTCACATGGGCCTATTCTGTAATGTTCACATGCACAAAGTCCATTTctataataatattctttcacaGAGGACCAATTATGTAATGTATTTCTGGAGTGGACCATTTTGGTAATGTTTTTTGTCACAGGTACCTATTCTGTAATAAGTTTCTGTCGTAGGGACTTATTCTATAATGTTCTCCTACATAGAGACCATTTTTCCAATAATTGTCTATCACGGGGGACTAATTTTGCAATGTATTTCTAAATAGGTACCATTTCTGTAATGTTATTCTGTCACAAGGACCTATTCTGTAATGTTTTCCTACATATGGGACCAATTATATAACGTATTTTTGGACAGGGACCATTTACGAAATGTATTTGTATTATAAGGACATATTCTGCAATGTTTCCCTGCACAGGAACCATTTCTGTAATACTTTTCAGTCGCAAGGACCAATTTTGGAATGTTTTCCTGCCTATGGACCAGTTATATAATGTTTTTCTGCATATGCACCATTTCTacaagtaggatgctattataaGCAAATAGTTGAAAGTACATTGCTCACTCATTGACCAAGAACAAAAGAACTTTTATTATAAACTCAAACTTAAAATGGATGTACATTACTATAACCCAAATAAATTGAAAGTATGATCCTATAATaagaaaaaacttgattttttttttctaaattgttTAAAATACATTAAACATAAGGACAAGTCTTCATTAGGTTTCTCTTCCTTCTCAATTGTGATTCCAATTCGTGTCTTCTCCTCATTTACATAGGGATAAGGACAAGTGctaactctatcataacttttgaTCTTTTGAGATGAGTTTTTGCTTTGACCAGTCAAACAggtttcatcttcatcttcactgCTTTCAACATCATCACCTTCATCCTCTGTCATGTATTTCACACTCTAAAAATATATGAGAATAACCTGGTAAGAAAATGAGGAAGACAGAAAATAAAAGCTAGTAAAAATATTGTAGTGTATAGGATTTCATTCACAGAAATAGTAGAGCTAATAAATCAATAAGGAGTGGTAATTTCTCTCAATTTTCCATTAATTTGTTCAATGAAGCACAAGAATTAACATTGACAACTCTAAATCAGTGTCCCAAAGCATCAGTAAacactgcaaaaaaaaaaaaaaaaaaaaaaaaaaaaaaaaaaaacacgtaatataactttttgaggtaAACATGCTACACAAATTACTTGAAGGGTATCACTGTAATTTACAATCAAGTTGAGTAAGATGTTGTAGCTCAAATGGGTCAGCAAATACTCCAGATGGCAGTCTCTCGATAACTATGGCCTTACAACACCGATTCAGACTAGCAAAGAAAAACGACAGACAATGAGCATAAATTACAAACCCATG includes these proteins:
- the LOC111878161 gene encoding uncharacterized protein LOC111878161; the encoded protein is MAIQEGLNLIKCGKSPPRETEKPSNRSTCSLWFFIIRLAFCASSSQWTNKVRLFLHRQVISKYKLKLKYGGFFRLARNSCRQVYCFGSTKSLYIDTCSYGLNHLLEEVKKHYPSQSDIVLSIVFVDKHAKEQCFIELDNDERFMVMLSMYNEEKEVTIYVTTEKLRYNCKLFSCQDQVIDESDDENETDSICLSQESYHSLHSSDNEYELLNYGETYAYSKINPFMKVNSKFPSAVSFRRALNHYALTNEFEYVIEKSDLTRLTACCDDKKCKWRIHASLTQDGVTFEVKKFVDTHSCTRSNKCGNKHATQGWIADVVTDKLKSEGDVSPADLKKWLMHSYNVEVPYMRVFRGREQAYTDMYGKWDDSYLNIYDFKQEIEKRNPGSIVEIDLQTVGDKKHFLRFFISLTACYKGFLAGCRPYIGLDACHLKGKFNGVLAAATSIDGNNGMFPVAYGVLESENTKSWTWFLKSLEKAIGTPNGLVISSDMQKGLEVAITQVYPDIEHRECLRHLCSNFKKHYRGDFFMSKLWEAANTYSVSKHDRLLNEIATVSKDAILYLNENHKKIWSRSKFGTLVKCDYITNNISETFNSWVGDIRYKPVLDLLDAIREKLMERFDKKRSKVKKWKGPLVPKAKNYLKTITKNLGEFQVCRSSDNKAEVNYKGSRWDVILDEKKCSCKKWQVTGLPCVHAAAFIAFTREPSWDKYVDTYFTVDKFKEAYALEIGPMPGKDQWVHIETVDKIYPPIIKRPPGRPKKNRIVPRDEPKKRHRCPRCGMYGHHQRTCKNPAHQGFDETSTSKKKEHKRS